A single region of the Gossypium arboreum isolate Shixiya-1 chromosome 12, ASM2569848v2, whole genome shotgun sequence genome encodes:
- the LOC108477369 gene encoding cysteine-rich receptor-like protein kinase 2: MDKPVQVVGSGYIFLVLMGFLALLEGVKGDPRAKTVNVSCGHQLEHYGTIYVSNFVATMENINEQIRDSGFGTAAAGSGLDRNYGLAQCYGDLSSLDCVLCFAEARAVLPQCYPFNGGRIFLDGCFMRAENYSFFEEHTGPDDRAVCGNTSRKGLNFQESARQAVRHAVAAALGNEGYAKAQVAVSGTNESAYVLANCWRTLNYATCKTCLENASASVLGCLPWSEGRALNTGCFIRYSDTDFLNKEPGNGISRGTVIIIVFSIVSSLIVLAIGVAIGVYIWKYRYIQKKRRGSNDAEKFVKLLHDSNLNFKYSTLDRATGSFKDANKLGQGGFGTVYKGVLPDGREIAVKRLFFNNRHRAADFYNEVKLISSVEHKNLVRLLGCSCSGPESLLVYEFLPNKSLDRFIFDPSRGKLLDWEKRYVVIIGTVEGLVYLHENSETKIIHRDIKASNILLDSKLRAKIADFGLARSFQEDQSHISTAIAGTLGYMAPEYLAHGQLTEKADVYSFGVLLLEIVTGKQNNKSKATEYSDSIVTVTWRHFQLGTVEEIYDPNLMLHNDNNGSNVRNEIFRMVQIGLLCTQEIPSLRPSMSKVLHLLTKKDEDLPAPTNPPFLDEKMEFNETSDKECYPLNRADNDSIATVTHSSFYGR, from the exons ATGGATAAACCAGTTCAGGTAGTCGGTTCTGGATATATTTTCTTGGTTCTTATGGGGTTTCTGGCATTACTTGAAGGAGTGAAAGGAGATCCAAGAGCCAAAACAGTGAATGTTTCATGTGGCCACCAACTTGAGCACTACGGGACCATCTATGTTTCTAACTTTGTTGCTACAATGGAGAATATCAATGAACAGATTCGTGATTCGGGCTTTGGAACAGCAGCTGCAGGTTCTGGGCTTGATAGGAACTATGGTCTTGCTCAGTGTTATGGGGATCTATCGTCGCTTGACTGCGTATTGTGCTTTGCCGAGGCACGTGCGGTTCTTCCTCAATGCTATCCGTTCAACGGGGGTCGCATTTTTCTCGACGGATGCTTCATGAGAGCCGAGAATTATAGCTTCTTTGAGGAGCACACAGGACCAGACGACAGGGCAGTGTGCGGGAATACAAGCCGCAAAGGGTTGAATTTTCAAGAATCAGCACGGCAGGCAGTGAGGCATGCAGTTGCTGCTGCATTGGGAAATGAAGGGTATGCTAAGGCTCAGGTGGCAGTTTCGGGCACAAATGAGTCAGCTTATGTTTTGGCTAATTGCTGGAGGACATTAAACTATGCTACTTGTAAAACATGTCTAGAGAATGCATCAGCATCGGTACTAGGGTGCTTGCCTTGGTCGGAGGGACGCGCACTCAACACTGGCTGCTTCATCAGGTACTCTGACACAGATTTCCTCAATAAAGAACCCGGAAATGGAATATCAAGAG GAACCGTTATAATCATAGTATTTTCTATCGTCAGTTCCCTGATTGTTTTGGCGATCGGAGTTGCTATTGGAGTCTATATCTGGAAGTACAGATACATACAAAAGAAAAGACGAG GTTCAAATGATGCAGAAAAATTTGTGAAACTCCTTCATGATAGCAACTTAAACTTCAAGTACTCTACACTCGATCGTGCTACGGGATCTTTCAAGGATGCCAACAAGCTTGGGCAAGGAGGATTCGGGACGGTTTATAAG GGAGTTCTACCTGATGGAAGAGAGATTGCTGTCAAAAGGTTGTTCTTTAACAATCGACATAGGGCAGCCGATTTCTACAATGAAGTCAAACTTATAAGCAGCGTGGAGCATAAAAACCTGGTCAGGTTGTTGGGATGTAGTTGTTCGGGACCTGAAAGTCTTCTCGTCTATGAGTTCCTCCCAAACAAGAGCTTGGATCGCTTCATCTTTG ATCCCAGCAGAGGCAAATTACTTGATTGGGAGAAGAGATACGTAGTTATTATTGGAACTGTAGAAGGTTTAGTTTATCTTCATGAGAACTCCGAGACTAAAATTATTCACAGAGATATAAAAGCTAGCAATATCTTGTTGGATTCGAAGCTGCGAGCTAAAATTGCCGACTTCGGGTTGGCAAGGTCTTTCCAGGAAGATCAGAGTCACATCAGCACTGCCATTGCCGGGACCCT AGGATATATGGCTCCGGAGTACCTAGCCCATGGCCAGTTAACCGAGAAAGCAGATGTCTATAGTTTCGGGGTGCTTTTACTCGAAATAGTTACAGGGAAGCAAAACAACAAGAGCAAAGCAACAGAATATTCAGACAGCATAGTAACAGTT ACTTGGAGACATTTTCAGTTAGGGACTGTGGAGGAGATTTATGACCCAAATCTAATGTTACACAATGACAACAATGGCAGCAACGTTAGGAATGAAATTTTCAGAATGGTACAAATTGGACTTCTTTGCACCCAAGAGATCCCGTCACTAAGACCATCAATGTCGAAGGTACTACACTTGCTAACAAAGAAAGATGAAGACCTCCCTGCACCTACTAATCCACCTTTTTTGGATGAAAAGATGGAATTCAATGAGACAAGTGACAAAGAATGCTATCCCCTCAACCGAGCTGATAATGATTCAATTGCCACTGTCACCCACAGTTCCTTCTACGGAAGATGA
- the LOC108478446 gene encoding cysteine-rich receptor-like protein kinase 2 isoform X2, whose amino-acid sequence MDKPVQVVGSGYIFLVLMGFLALLEGVKGDPRAKTVNISCGHQLEHNGTIYVSNFVATMENISEQMRDSGFGTAVTGSGLDTNYGLAQCYGDLSSLDCVLCYAEARTVLPQCYPFNGGRIFLDGCFMRAENYSFFEEHTGPDDRAVCGNTSRKGLNFQESARQAVRHAVAAALGNEGYAKAQVAVSGTNESAYVLANCWRTLNNTSCKTCLENASASVLGCLPWSEGRALNTGCFIRYSDTDFLNKEPGNGISRGTVIIIVVSIVSSLIVLAIGVAIGVYIWKYRYIQKKRRGSNDSEKFVKLLHDSNLNFKYSTLDRATGSFNDANKLGQGGFGTVYKGVLPDGREIAVKRLFFNNRHRAADFYNEVKLISSVEHKNLVRLLGCSCSGPESLLVYEFLPNKSLDRFIFDPSRGKLLDWEKRYVVIIGTVEGLVYLHENSETKIIHRDIKASNILLDSKLRAKIADFGLARSFQEDQSHISTAIAGTLGYMAPEYLAHGQLTEKADVYSFGVLLLEIVTGKQNNKSKATEYSDSIVTVTWRHFQLGTVEEIYDPNLMLHNDNNGSNVRNEIFRAVQIGLLCTQEIPSLRPSMSKVLHLLTKKDEDLPAPTNPPFLDEKMEFNETSDNECYPLNRADNDSIATVTHSSFYGR is encoded by the exons ATGGATAAACCAGTTCAGGTAGTCGGTTCTGGATATATTTTCTTGGTTCTTATGGGGTTTCTGGCATTACTTGAAGGAGTGAAAGGAGATCCAAGAGCCAAAACAGTGAATATTTCGTGTGGCCACCAACTTGAGCACAACGGGACCATCTATGTTTCTAACTTTGTTGCTACAATGGAGAATATCAGTGAACAGATGCGTGATTCAGGCTTTGGGACAGCAGTTACAGGTTCTGGGCTTGATACGAACTATGGTCTTGCTCAGTGTTATGGGGATCTATCGTCGCTTGACTGCGTATTGTGCTATGCCGAGGCACGTACGGTTCTTCCTCAATGCTATCCGTTCAACGGGGGTCGCATTTTTCTCGACGGATGCTTCATGAGAGCCGAGAATTATAGCTTCTTTGAGGAGCACACAGGACCAGACGACAGGGCAGTGTGCGGGAATACAAGCCGCAAAGGGTTGAATTTTCAAGAATCAGCACGGCAGGCAGTGAGGCATGCAGTTGCTGCTGCATTGGGAAATGAAGGGTATGCTAAGGCTCAGGTGGCAGTTTCGGGCACAAATGAGTCGGCTTATGTTTTGGCTAATTGCTGGAGGACATTAAACAATACTTCTTGTAAAACATGTCTAGAGAATGCATCAGCATCGGTACTAGGGTGCTTGCCTTGGTCGGAGGGACGCGCACTCAACACTGGCTGCTTCATCAGGTACTCTGATACAGATTTCCTCAATAAAGAACCCGGAAATGGAATATCAAGAG GAACCGTTATAATCATAGTAGTTTCTATCGTCAGTTCCCTGATTGTTTTGGCGATCGGAGTTGCTATTGGAGTCTATATCTGGAAGTACAGATACATACAAAAGAAAAGACGAG GTTCAAATGATTCAGAAAAATTTGTGAAACTCCTTCATGATAGCAACTTAAACTTCAAGTACTCTACACTCGATCGTGCTACGGGATCTTTCAATGATGCCAACAAGCTTGGGCAAGGAGGATTCGGGACGGTTTATAAG GGAGTTCTACCTGATGGAAGAGAGATTGCTGTCAAAAGGTTGTTCTTTAACAATCGACATAGGGCAGCCGATTTCTACAATGAAGTCAAACTTATAAGCAGTGTGGAGCATAAAAACCTGGTCAGGTTGTTGGGATGTAGTTGTTCGGGACCTGAAAGTCTTCTCGTCTATGAGTTCCTCCCAAACAAGAGCTTGGATCGCTTCATCTTTG ATCCCAGCAGAGGCAAATTACTTGATTGGGAGAAGAGATACGTAGTTATTATTGGAACTGTAGAAGGTTTAGTTTATCTTCATGAGAACTCCGAGACCAAAATTATTCACAGAGATATAAAAGCTAGCAATATCTTGTTGGATTCGAAGCTGCGAGCTAAAATTGCCGACTTCGGGTTGGCAAGGTCTTTCCAGGAAGATCAGAGTCACATCAGCACTGCCATTGCCGGGACCCT AGGATATATGGCTCCGGAGTACCTAGCCCATGGCCAGTTAACCGAGAAAGCAGATGTCTATAGTTTCGGGGTGCTTTTACTCGAAATAGTTACAGGGAAGCAAAACAACAAGAGCAAAGCAACAGAATATTCAGACAGCATAGTAACAGTT ACTTGGAGACATTTTCAGTTAGGGACTGTGGAGGAGATTTATGACCCAAATCTAATGTTACACAATGACAACAATGGCAGCAACGTTAGGAATGAAATTTTCAGAGCGGTACAAATTGGACTTCTTTGCACCCAAGAGATCCCGTCACTAAGACCATCAATGTCGAAGGTACTACACTTGCTAACAAAGAAAGATGAAGACCTCCCTGCACCTACTAATCCACCTTTTTTGGATGAAAAGATGGAATTCAATGAGACAAGTGACAACGAATGCTATCCCCTCAACCGAGCTGATAATGATTCAATTGCCACTGTCACCCACAGTTCCTTCTACGGAAGATGA
- the LOC108478446 gene encoding cysteine-rich receptor-like protein kinase 2 isoform X1, giving the protein MTDNCRVACLCFEMTQYEHDTLPYFLITYSIQSSFPGVKGDPRAKTVNISCGHQLEHNGTIYVSNFVATMENISEQMRDSGFGTAVTGSGLDTNYGLAQCYGDLSSLDCVLCYAEARTVLPQCYPFNGGRIFLDGCFMRAENYSFFEEHTGPDDRAVCGNTSRKGLNFQESARQAVRHAVAAALGNEGYAKAQVAVSGTNESAYVLANCWRTLNNTSCKTCLENASASVLGCLPWSEGRALNTGCFIRYSDTDFLNKEPGNGISRGTVIIIVVSIVSSLIVLAIGVAIGVYIWKYRYIQKKRRGSNDSEKFVKLLHDSNLNFKYSTLDRATGSFNDANKLGQGGFGTVYKGVLPDGREIAVKRLFFNNRHRAADFYNEVKLISSVEHKNLVRLLGCSCSGPESLLVYEFLPNKSLDRFIFDPSRGKLLDWEKRYVVIIGTVEGLVYLHENSETKIIHRDIKASNILLDSKLRAKIADFGLARSFQEDQSHISTAIAGTLGYMAPEYLAHGQLTEKADVYSFGVLLLEIVTGKQNNKSKATEYSDSIVTVTWRHFQLGTVEEIYDPNLMLHNDNNGSNVRNEIFRAVQIGLLCTQEIPSLRPSMSKVLHLLTKKDEDLPAPTNPPFLDEKMEFNETSDNECYPLNRADNDSIATVTHSSFYGR; this is encoded by the exons ATGACAGACAACTGCCGAGTAGCTTGTCTCTGTTTCGAGATGACCCAATATGAACACGATACCTTGCCATATTTTTTAAttacttattcaattcaatctagTTTTCCAG GAGTGAAAGGAGATCCAAGAGCCAAAACAGTGAATATTTCGTGTGGCCACCAACTTGAGCACAACGGGACCATCTATGTTTCTAACTTTGTTGCTACAATGGAGAATATCAGTGAACAGATGCGTGATTCAGGCTTTGGGACAGCAGTTACAGGTTCTGGGCTTGATACGAACTATGGTCTTGCTCAGTGTTATGGGGATCTATCGTCGCTTGACTGCGTATTGTGCTATGCCGAGGCACGTACGGTTCTTCCTCAATGCTATCCGTTCAACGGGGGTCGCATTTTTCTCGACGGATGCTTCATGAGAGCCGAGAATTATAGCTTCTTTGAGGAGCACACAGGACCAGACGACAGGGCAGTGTGCGGGAATACAAGCCGCAAAGGGTTGAATTTTCAAGAATCAGCACGGCAGGCAGTGAGGCATGCAGTTGCTGCTGCATTGGGAAATGAAGGGTATGCTAAGGCTCAGGTGGCAGTTTCGGGCACAAATGAGTCGGCTTATGTTTTGGCTAATTGCTGGAGGACATTAAACAATACTTCTTGTAAAACATGTCTAGAGAATGCATCAGCATCGGTACTAGGGTGCTTGCCTTGGTCGGAGGGACGCGCACTCAACACTGGCTGCTTCATCAGGTACTCTGATACAGATTTCCTCAATAAAGAACCCGGAAATGGAATATCAAGAG GAACCGTTATAATCATAGTAGTTTCTATCGTCAGTTCCCTGATTGTTTTGGCGATCGGAGTTGCTATTGGAGTCTATATCTGGAAGTACAGATACATACAAAAGAAAAGACGAG GTTCAAATGATTCAGAAAAATTTGTGAAACTCCTTCATGATAGCAACTTAAACTTCAAGTACTCTACACTCGATCGTGCTACGGGATCTTTCAATGATGCCAACAAGCTTGGGCAAGGAGGATTCGGGACGGTTTATAAG GGAGTTCTACCTGATGGAAGAGAGATTGCTGTCAAAAGGTTGTTCTTTAACAATCGACATAGGGCAGCCGATTTCTACAATGAAGTCAAACTTATAAGCAGTGTGGAGCATAAAAACCTGGTCAGGTTGTTGGGATGTAGTTGTTCGGGACCTGAAAGTCTTCTCGTCTATGAGTTCCTCCCAAACAAGAGCTTGGATCGCTTCATCTTTG ATCCCAGCAGAGGCAAATTACTTGATTGGGAGAAGAGATACGTAGTTATTATTGGAACTGTAGAAGGTTTAGTTTATCTTCATGAGAACTCCGAGACCAAAATTATTCACAGAGATATAAAAGCTAGCAATATCTTGTTGGATTCGAAGCTGCGAGCTAAAATTGCCGACTTCGGGTTGGCAAGGTCTTTCCAGGAAGATCAGAGTCACATCAGCACTGCCATTGCCGGGACCCT AGGATATATGGCTCCGGAGTACCTAGCCCATGGCCAGTTAACCGAGAAAGCAGATGTCTATAGTTTCGGGGTGCTTTTACTCGAAATAGTTACAGGGAAGCAAAACAACAAGAGCAAAGCAACAGAATATTCAGACAGCATAGTAACAGTT ACTTGGAGACATTTTCAGTTAGGGACTGTGGAGGAGATTTATGACCCAAATCTAATGTTACACAATGACAACAATGGCAGCAACGTTAGGAATGAAATTTTCAGAGCGGTACAAATTGGACTTCTTTGCACCCAAGAGATCCCGTCACTAAGACCATCAATGTCGAAGGTACTACACTTGCTAACAAAGAAAGATGAAGACCTCCCTGCACCTACTAATCCACCTTTTTTGGATGAAAAGATGGAATTCAATGAGACAAGTGACAACGAATGCTATCCCCTCAACCGAGCTGATAATGATTCAATTGCCACTGTCACCCACAGTTCCTTCTACGGAAGATGA
- the LOC108478446 gene encoding cysteine-rich receptor-like protein kinase 2 isoform X3 — MENISEQMRDSGFGTAVTGSGLDTNYGLAQCYGDLSSLDCVLCYAEARTVLPQCYPFNGGRIFLDGCFMRAENYSFFEEHTGPDDRAVCGNTSRKGLNFQESARQAVRHAVAAALGNEGYAKAQVAVSGTNESAYVLANCWRTLNNTSCKTCLENASASVLGCLPWSEGRALNTGCFIRYSDTDFLNKEPGNGISRGTVIIIVVSIVSSLIVLAIGVAIGVYIWKYRYIQKKRRGSNDSEKFVKLLHDSNLNFKYSTLDRATGSFNDANKLGQGGFGTVYKGVLPDGREIAVKRLFFNNRHRAADFYNEVKLISSVEHKNLVRLLGCSCSGPESLLVYEFLPNKSLDRFIFDPSRGKLLDWEKRYVVIIGTVEGLVYLHENSETKIIHRDIKASNILLDSKLRAKIADFGLARSFQEDQSHISTAIAGTLGYMAPEYLAHGQLTEKADVYSFGVLLLEIVTGKQNNKSKATEYSDSIVTVTWRHFQLGTVEEIYDPNLMLHNDNNGSNVRNEIFRAVQIGLLCTQEIPSLRPSMSKVLHLLTKKDEDLPAPTNPPFLDEKMEFNETSDNECYPLNRADNDSIATVTHSSFYGR, encoded by the exons ATGGAGAATATCAGTGAACAGATGCGTGATTCAGGCTTTGGGACAGCAGTTACAGGTTCTGGGCTTGATACGAACTATGGTCTTGCTCAGTGTTATGGGGATCTATCGTCGCTTGACTGCGTATTGTGCTATGCCGAGGCACGTACGGTTCTTCCTCAATGCTATCCGTTCAACGGGGGTCGCATTTTTCTCGACGGATGCTTCATGAGAGCCGAGAATTATAGCTTCTTTGAGGAGCACACAGGACCAGACGACAGGGCAGTGTGCGGGAATACAAGCCGCAAAGGGTTGAATTTTCAAGAATCAGCACGGCAGGCAGTGAGGCATGCAGTTGCTGCTGCATTGGGAAATGAAGGGTATGCTAAGGCTCAGGTGGCAGTTTCGGGCACAAATGAGTCGGCTTATGTTTTGGCTAATTGCTGGAGGACATTAAACAATACTTCTTGTAAAACATGTCTAGAGAATGCATCAGCATCGGTACTAGGGTGCTTGCCTTGGTCGGAGGGACGCGCACTCAACACTGGCTGCTTCATCAGGTACTCTGATACAGATTTCCTCAATAAAGAACCCGGAAATGGAATATCAAGAG GAACCGTTATAATCATAGTAGTTTCTATCGTCAGTTCCCTGATTGTTTTGGCGATCGGAGTTGCTATTGGAGTCTATATCTGGAAGTACAGATACATACAAAAGAAAAGACGAG GTTCAAATGATTCAGAAAAATTTGTGAAACTCCTTCATGATAGCAACTTAAACTTCAAGTACTCTACACTCGATCGTGCTACGGGATCTTTCAATGATGCCAACAAGCTTGGGCAAGGAGGATTCGGGACGGTTTATAAG GGAGTTCTACCTGATGGAAGAGAGATTGCTGTCAAAAGGTTGTTCTTTAACAATCGACATAGGGCAGCCGATTTCTACAATGAAGTCAAACTTATAAGCAGTGTGGAGCATAAAAACCTGGTCAGGTTGTTGGGATGTAGTTGTTCGGGACCTGAAAGTCTTCTCGTCTATGAGTTCCTCCCAAACAAGAGCTTGGATCGCTTCATCTTTG ATCCCAGCAGAGGCAAATTACTTGATTGGGAGAAGAGATACGTAGTTATTATTGGAACTGTAGAAGGTTTAGTTTATCTTCATGAGAACTCCGAGACCAAAATTATTCACAGAGATATAAAAGCTAGCAATATCTTGTTGGATTCGAAGCTGCGAGCTAAAATTGCCGACTTCGGGTTGGCAAGGTCTTTCCAGGAAGATCAGAGTCACATCAGCACTGCCATTGCCGGGACCCT AGGATATATGGCTCCGGAGTACCTAGCCCATGGCCAGTTAACCGAGAAAGCAGATGTCTATAGTTTCGGGGTGCTTTTACTCGAAATAGTTACAGGGAAGCAAAACAACAAGAGCAAAGCAACAGAATATTCAGACAGCATAGTAACAGTT ACTTGGAGACATTTTCAGTTAGGGACTGTGGAGGAGATTTATGACCCAAATCTAATGTTACACAATGACAACAATGGCAGCAACGTTAGGAATGAAATTTTCAGAGCGGTACAAATTGGACTTCTTTGCACCCAAGAGATCCCGTCACTAAGACCATCAATGTCGAAGGTACTACACTTGCTAACAAAGAAAGATGAAGACCTCCCTGCACCTACTAATCCACCTTTTTTGGATGAAAAGATGGAATTCAATGAGACAAGTGACAACGAATGCTATCCCCTCAACCGAGCTGATAATGATTCAATTGCCACTGTCACCCACAGTTCCTTCTACGGAAGATGA